The nucleotide window TCTTTCTGAACGAGGAGAACCTGTCGATATTGTGACAGTAACAGCAGAGCTCGCGGATCGAAATCAACTTGAAGATATTGGTGGGGTATCCTACCTTAGTGATTTAGCAAATGCTGTGCCTACAGCTGCAAATATAGAATACTATGCACGAATTGTTGAGGAAAAATCAATCCTAAGAAGATTAATTCGGGCAGCTACAACTATTGCGACGGACGGATATAATACTGAAGAGGATGTAGAGGCACTTTTAAATGATGCTGAAAAAACAATCTTGGAAGTGGCAAGCCGTAAAAATACAAGCGGATTTAGAAATATACAGGATGTATTAGTAAATGTATATGATAATATTGAAGTTTTGCATAACCGTAAAGGCGATGTGACAGGTATTCCTACTGGGTTTACTGATCTTGATAAAATGACAGCAGGTTTCCAACGGAATGACTTAATTATTGTGGCTGCGCGACCCTCAGTAGGTAAAACAGCCTTTGCGTTAAATATTGCTCAAAGTGTTGCGACTAAAACGGATGAAAATGTTGCGATATTTAGTTTGGAGATGGGTGCTGAACAGCTCGTCATGCGTTTGCTCTGTGCAGAAGGGAACATCGATGCGCAAGCTTTAAGAACCGGGAAAATGTCGGAAGATGACTGGAAAAAGCTAACGATGGCGATGGGTAGCTTATCTAATGCTGGTATATATATCGATGATACACCAGGTGTTCGTGTAGGTGAAATTCGCTCAAAGTGTCGCCGTTTACAACAAGAACATGGCCTGGGCATGATCTTAATCGATTACTTACAATTAATTCAAGGTAATGGACGCTCAGGGGAAAATCGCCAACAGGAAGTTTCAGAGATTTCAAGATCCCTGAAAGCACTGGCACGTGAACTAAATGTCCCTGTAATTGCCCTTTCACAGTTATCACGTGGTGTGGAACAAAGACAAGATAAACGACCTATGATGTCAGATATTCGTGAATCGGGAAGTATTGAGCAGGATGCCGATATTGTTGCATTCTTGTATCGTGATGACTACTATGATAAGGAGTCAGAGAACAAGAATATTATTGAAATTATTATTGCAAAGCAACGTAACGGCCCAGTTGGTACGGTAGAGTTAGCGTTTGTTAAAGAGTTTAATAAGTTTGTAAATTTAGAACGACATAGAGATGAAATGCAACCTGGTGCTTAAATAGCATCAGGTTTTTATTTGCTTAAACTAATAATTACTATGTACATAGTTTAGACCCTAACCCATTAGGTTAAGGTGTACAGGTAGTCGGTTATAAATTCAGGAAATGTAGGGCTTCCGCTCGACGTAATTTGCCATTACGGGCAAATTACTGTTTTTCTACTATTGCTAGATATTATTATTTTAAGAAATTTACAATTAAAATACTTATTAATCTCACATTTAACGAACAAAAGGAAAGTGTTAATATTAAATGTTCGTGTTTCATTGACTTTGCTATTTTAAATTGATACACTTAGTTTTGGATATTTTAAACAAATTATGCCGTTTTTAATTACGGAGGTGCTAACGGAATGTCATCAGTAGTAGTTGTTGGAACACAATGGGGTGATGAAGGAAAAGGTAAAATTACCGATTTCCTATCACAAAATGCAGAGGTCGTTGCTCGTTATCAAGGTGGTAATAATGCGGGCCATACGATAGTTTTTGGCGGCGAAAAATATAAACTTCACTTAATTCCATCAGGAATTTTCTTTGATGATAAAATATGTGTGATTGGTAATGGGATGGTTATTGACCCTAAGGCATTAGTAACAGAACTTAAATATTTGCACGATAAAGGTGTAAATACAGATAATTTACGTATTAGTAATCGCGCGCACGTTATTTTGCCATACCATTTAAAATTAGATGAAGTAGAAGAAGAGCGTAAAGGTGCAAATAAAATTGGCACAACGAAAAAAGGTATTGGTCCTGCATATATGGACAAAGCAGCACGTATTGGAATACGTATTGCTGACCTTTTAGACCGTGAAGAGTTTGAGAGAAAATTAACTCAAAACTTAGAAGAAAAAAATCGTGTTTTAGAAAAGTTATATAACGCAGAAGGATTTAAGCTTGAAGAAATTCTAGAAGAGTACTATGAGTATGGACAACAGTTTGCAAAGTACGTTTGCGATACATCAGTTGTTTTGAATGATGCTCTTGATGAGGGTAGACGTGTATTATTTGAAGGTGCCCAAGGCGTTATGTTAGATATTGACCAAGGTACATACCCATTTGTTACATCCTCAAACCCGATTGCCGGTGGTGTAACGATTGGATCTGGTGTAGGTCCTTCAAAGATTGACCATGTTGTTGGTGTATGTAAGGCATATACAACACGCGTTGGTGATGGCCCATTCCCGACAGAATTAAACAATGAGATTGGCCATCAAATTCGTGAAGTTGGCCGTGAATATGGAACAACAACTGGCCGCCCGCGTCGTGTTGGTTGGTTTGACAGTGTCGTTGTTCGCCATGCACGCCGAGTGAGCGGAATCACTGACTTATCACTTAATTCAATCGACGTATTAACAGGCATTGAGACATTAAAAATTTGTGTGGCTTATCAATATAATGGACAAGTTATTAATGAGTTCCCAGCAAGTTTAAAGATTCTTGCACAATGTGAGCCTGTATATGAAGAGTTACCAGGGTGGAGCGAAGATATTACTGGCGTAAAATCATTAGATGAATTACCTGAGAATGCACGCCATTATGTTGAACGTGTTTCACAATTAACTGGAATACCGCTTTCTATTTTCTCAGTGGGACCTGATCGTAATCAAACAAATATGATCCGAAGCGTATATGCACCGAAGTAAATGAATACTAATCAGTAGAGGAGCTCCTAATATAGGTAGCTCCTCACTTGCTGTAGGTCAGTTGGTTTACCATTAACTAGAAGATATGTAGATATTATGTTACAAGTTTTATATTTTGGTAGATTTTTTACGTTGTATTGTGGTAAAGTAAAAAAGGTGATTTAGCAAGAAATTAGCACTTCTGCAATTTAACTTCATTCAAACGAATGTATTTAGATTTAAAAATAATTAATAAATCTAATATGATATGGAGTGAGAAGAAGAGTTATAGGAGGAAGAATTGTGAGGCAATCGTTACATAAGTTTTCGACAAAAGTGACAGGTTTTTTTCAACCGTTGGATTCTAAATCCACTGTATTGAAAAGAGCCATGGTGGCATCTGCTGCGATTGTTACATTATCAATCGGCTCAGTATATGCTTCAAACGAGATTAATGCAAATGATGTAGATACTGTTTATCATATATATCATAAAGGTGAAAGACTAGGTGTAGTAAGTGACAAATCAATTGTAGAAGAAATTGTCCAGGAAAAAGTTGAAGATGCAAAACAGGTTTATCATGATTATGAAATTTCTGTTAAGGACCAAATTTCTTATATCCCCGAAAAGGTGTTTCGAGCTGTTTACAACAATGAAGAGACAGTTGAGAAATTAAACAGTAAATTAAGTATATTAGCAAAGGCTGAAGCAATTGTTGTCAATGGCAAGCCGGCAGCCTTTGTAACTGATAAAGCTGAAGCTGAACAGGTTTTAAATCAAATAAAGATGAAATATGTTCCAGAAGAAATTCTAGCACAATTGGAAACTAGTCCAGATGGAGTCGATTATAACGATTACATTATTAAGGACGTACACTTAGGAGAAAATGTTACATCTTCTGAAGAGAAAGTTTTTCCGGAAGATATTTTATCTGTTGATGATGCTGTAGAGCTCTTATTAAAAGGAACGCTACAACCTAAGATTCACGTTGTTAAAGAAGGGGAAGTATTAGGTAGCATCGCTGGTCAATACGATTTGAAGTTAAAACAATTGCTTGAACTAAATCCTAGTTTAAATGAAGATTCACTCATACATATTGGTGATGAGTTAAATGTTACAGCCTATAAACCATTGGTTACGGTTGTAGTAGAGATGGAGGCAATTCGTAAGGAGATTATTCCATTCGAAATTGAAGTTGAAGAAGACAACACTATGTTTAAAGGTTTGACTAAGACGAAACAAGAAGGTATAAATGGTGAGAAGAACGTAAGACATTCAATTATTAAAGAAAATGGTCAAATAACTTATAAAACAGTAATTGATAGTCAAACTATAAAAGAACCAACAAAGAAGATAATGGTTAAGGGTACAAAGGTAGTTCCTTCTCGTGGTACAGGTGATTTAGCTTGGCCAACCGTTGGCGGGTACATTTCGAGCAATATGGGATATCGTTGGGGAAGACAACATAAAGGTATTGATATAGCTAGACCAAGCAACCGTAATATTTTGGCAGCCGATAATGGAACTGTTGAATCAGCGGGTTATGATGGTGGTTATGGTAATAAGATTATTATTAATCACAATAATGGGTTAAAAACTGTATACGCCCACTTATCTAGCATAGATGTTAAGGTAGGGCAGACTGTTTCGCGTGGCACGAAAATAGGTGTAATGGGATCTACAGGTAATTCTACTGGTGTACATTTACACTTCGAAGTTTATGAAAATGGTAAATTAGTAAATCCTAAGCAAAAGTTATAATTTATATAAGTGCAAGCGATTAGAAACGGCCCCTCAGTGTACTGAGGGGCTTTTGCATTTTTTGGATGATAATAGCAATATCTAACAAACGATACGTCAATAGGTGCTTTAAAACCCAAGACATGATAAAGTAAAATAGATAACCTATGTAAAAAGGCTAGAGGAGTGATCAATGTGGAAAAGCACATTCTAGTAGTAGATGATGAACAGCCGATTGCAGATATACTTCAATTTAATTTAGAAAAAGAAGGATATAGGGTAACTTGTGCTTATGATGGGGTAGAAGCTCTTCGTAAGGTAGACGAAATTAAACCTGATCTTATTTTATTAGATATAATGTTGCCGCAAAGAGACGGTATGGAAGTATGTCGTGAAATTAGAAAGAAATTCGATATGCCGATTATTATGTTAACGGCAAAGGATTCAGAGATTGATAAAGTGCTCGGTTTAGAATTAGGTGCGGATGACTATGTAACAAAGCCATTTAGTACGAGAGAACTAATCGCCAGGGTAAAAGCAAACTTGCGAAGGCAATCTAGTGATTTAGAAAACGTCCAAGGGGAATCCAATGAAATTCATATTGGAACATTAACGATTCACCCAGATTCCTATATGGTTTCAAAACGCGGCGAAACGATAGAATTAACACACCGAGAGTTTGAATTGGTACATTATTTAGCTAAACATATTGGACAAGTAATGACGCGTGAACACCTGCTACAAACGGTATGGGGCTATGATTACTTTGGTGACGTTCGAACAGTAGATGTAACGGTTCGACGTTTGCGTGAAAAAATTGAAGATCGTCCAAGCCATCCAACTTGGATTGTAACACGCCGTGGAGTTGGTTATTACTTAAGAAATCCAGAGCAGGAGTAACTAAAATGAAGAAAGTCGGTTTTTCGAAATCGATCCATTTTAAGTTTATATTAATTTACGTATTGCTAATTTTGATTGCAATGCAGGTGATCGGTGTTTACTTTGTAAGAGAGCTTGAGCAACAGCTCGTTACTAATTTTACAGAATCATTAAACGAGCGTGTGCGCTTACTAGTTTACAACATTGAACAGGAAATGAAAGAGGAGCGTAATGAGAGTTCATTGAATCTTGAAGAGGAAGTTAATACTATACTTCAAGACTTTTTATCTGATGATATTACCGAAGTCCAGGTAGCTGATGAAAAATTTAGAGTCATAGGAACCTCTAATCCTAACGATCAAGGTATAATTGGCCGTAGAACAACCGAGGTTCGGGTAAAAAAAGCAATTATCGGTGAAATAGAGTCTGAAAACATCATGGTTGATTCTAGAACAGGAAATAGGGTATTTGTACGTGCAATTCCGATTAAATCTAGCAATGAGGTAATAGGGGCTATTTACTTAATCGCATCTATGGAAAGAGTATATGATCAGATGAAGGTAATCAATGGAATTCTCATATCAGGTACTGTAATTGCCCTGGCAATAACTGCGTTTCTCGGTGTGTTTGTAGCCCGGACCATTACAAGGCCTATTGCAGATATGAGAAAGCAGGCGCTTGTTCTTGCAGAAGGTGACTTCTCAAGAAAGGTTACTGTGTATGGTGATGATGAAATTGGTCAGCTTGCAGAAACATTTAATGATCTGACCGACAAGCTTCAAAGAGCACAGGAAACAACAGAAGGGGAACGGCGAAAGTTAAGTTCAGTTTTAGCAAACATGTCTGATGGAGTTATTGCCACAGATAACCGAGGTCAAATTATTCTCATGAATGAACCTGCCAAAAATATGCTTAATGTTTCACGTGAAACGTTACATAGCCGGTCCATTTTCTCTGTTTTAAATTACAGGGAGGCTCAAACACTTGAAGAGCTATATGAGGGTAAGGAATCCATTTTACTAGATTTTAGTGACCACCGTCGAAAATATATTTTACGTGCAAACTTCTCAATTATTTTAGGTGATGATAATAAGCCAAATGGATTAATAACAGTTTTACAAGATGTAACGGAGCAAGAAGTTATTGAACAGGAACGTCGTGAGTTTGTTGCAAATGTTTCTCATGAGTTAAGAACACCACTTACAACGATGAGAAGTTATTTAGAAGCGTTAGCTGACGGGGCTTGGCAAAATGAAGAACTGGCTCCACGTTTTTTAAATGTAACACAGACGGAAACAGAACGAATGATTAGATTAGTTAATGATCTCCTGCAGCTGTCAAGGCTGGATAGTAAAGATTATAAAATGCTAAAACAAAGTGTTAATTTCACGGAGTTTTTCCATCATGTTATCGATCGCTTTGAAATGAGTAAAGAATCTGAATTTGTTTTTAAAAGAGCTTTTTCTAATCGTGAAAGACGAGTAGAAATCGATAAAGATAAAATTACCCAGGTACTTGATAATATCATTTCTAATGCATTGAAGTACTCACCAGAAGGTGGAACAGTTCGTTTTGAATTATTACAAAAAGGTCAGATGCTTCTTGTAAGAGTTTCAGATGAAGGAGTAGGTATTCCTAAAGAATATCTGCCAAAAGTATTTGAACGTTTTTATCGGGTTGATAAAGCACGCTCAAGAAAAATGGGCGGTACTGGCCTTGGTCTAGCAATAGCTAGAGAAATCATTCAAGTACATGGTGGAGAGGTTTGGGCAGATAGTGAAGAAGGTAAAGGCACAACGATTACCTTTACACTTCCTCTTGAACAGCAACGAGAGGATGATCAGTCATGAATCTAGAGAAAACAAAATCTATCGTATTAACGATACTAGTCTCATTAAGTTTACTATTAACATGGGGCCTTTGGACATATCAACCGCAATATGATTTTATCCAAAGTACAAATTATATAAAAAATGTTTCGATCGGTGAAAGACGGGAGTACTTGGATATTATTAAGCCTACACAGTTTATTTACCACGAAAATGATAAGCACTATGGGATCACGGAAAGGTCCCTAAGTAATGATCTTTATAAAGCCGTTATGGAATTAAATACATCTGATATAGAAGATATTCACTCGCTGTCAGGTGATCAATTATATAACTCTTTGCAAGCTGAAGAAACTCTAGAAATGGTATTTCCTGTTGAGCTACCGATAGGAATCTTGAATTATCTGTTAGCACCAGTCAACGAAGAGTTAAATGCACGGGTATTTGATCGAATAATGGTCAGTTTCAGTGAAGACCCGGTACTTTACTTTGTTTCACCTAAAAGCAACCAGTATGTCAAGGTAGAAATTGAAGATAGTCTGGTTGATTCAATTAAGGATAAAATTACAGAGGGTAATCGACAATATCCCGCATATTTCAGCTTACATGCAGGAAAAAGAAATATTATTTATTTGCCTGAGGAACAAATGGCATTAAGTCAGTTAACCTATTCATCGCAAAATATTTCGACGATTGAATTAAAAAATGCACTTTTTAGTGATCCAAGTAAAGTTAAGCAATATAGCACTATAAATGGTGAAGAGTCGTATACAGATGGTTCAAGAGCATTAGAAATCTCTCAAGCCCAAAATATTATGAGATTTATTAATCCAACCAATCAGGAAATTGCTAATATGAGTTCCGCTGAAATGATCGTTAAATCCATTGACTTTATTAATGATCACTCGGGCTGGACGGACTCATACTCACTTATGGGACTCAATAAAAAACAGCAATCGTTAAACTATCAACTGAAGATTGAGGGCTATCCTGTTTTTGATCCTAATCAGTTCATTTCTATCTATCAATCTTGGAGAGGAAATGAAGTTTATGAGTATCAACGAACATTGACTAACTTGCGATTCAGTATTGATAGTGAGAAAAAGCAAGTGTTTATTCCTTCTGGGAGAGAGTTATTGAATGGGTTAACAGAGAATAAAACCGATTTTAAACTGGAGTTATTAGAAAATGCACTGATTGGTTTTGAAATCAGCAGGGAAAATTTAAACCCATCAGTTATTAAAGCAAAGCCTAAGTGGTTTATCAAATACGACGGGAATTGGGAGACTGTTGATTTACCAACTACAATAATAGATCAAGGAGGAAATAGTAGTGGACTGGAGTAGAACAAAGACCATTTTCATTCTAATATTTCTAATCCTTGATTTATTTTTGGTTTTTCAATTTATTGAAAAAAGATCTAGCGGACAACTTGATTATATTACTGAATCAACTATTGAAGAACAGCTAGAAGCGGATGATATTACGTATGTGGAGCTCCCTAAGGCTGATATTAGTGAGAGCTATATAACTGGTAAACGAAAAAAGTTTACAGAAGCAGAAGTAGCCAATCTAACC belongs to Bacillus sp. Marseille-P3661 and includes:
- the dnaB gene encoding replicative DNA helicase; this encodes MNDLYTDRTPPQNIEAEQAIIGAIFLEPSTLTTASELLLPDDFYKSSHSKIFTVMLDLSERGEPVDIVTVTAELADRNQLEDIGGVSYLSDLANAVPTAANIEYYARIVEEKSILRRLIRAATTIATDGYNTEEDVEALLNDAEKTILEVASRKNTSGFRNIQDVLVNVYDNIEVLHNRKGDVTGIPTGFTDLDKMTAGFQRNDLIIVAARPSVGKTAFALNIAQSVATKTDENVAIFSLEMGAEQLVMRLLCAEGNIDAQALRTGKMSEDDWKKLTMAMGSLSNAGIYIDDTPGVRVGEIRSKCRRLQQEHGLGMILIDYLQLIQGNGRSGENRQQEVSEISRSLKALARELNVPVIALSQLSRGVEQRQDKRPMMSDIRESGSIEQDADIVAFLYRDDYYDKESENKNIIEIIIAKQRNGPVGTVELAFVKEFNKFVNLERHRDEMQPGA
- a CDS encoding adenylosuccinate synthase, encoding MSSVVVVGTQWGDEGKGKITDFLSQNAEVVARYQGGNNAGHTIVFGGEKYKLHLIPSGIFFDDKICVIGNGMVIDPKALVTELKYLHDKGVNTDNLRISNRAHVILPYHLKLDEVEEERKGANKIGTTKKGIGPAYMDKAARIGIRIADLLDREEFERKLTQNLEEKNRVLEKLYNAEGFKLEEILEEYYEYGQQFAKYVCDTSVVLNDALDEGRRVLFEGAQGVMLDIDQGTYPFVTSSNPIAGGVTIGSGVGPSKIDHVVGVCKAYTTRVGDGPFPTELNNEIGHQIREVGREYGTTTGRPRRVGWFDSVVVRHARRVSGITDLSLNSIDVLTGIETLKICVAYQYNGQVINEFPASLKILAQCEPVYEELPGWSEDITGVKSLDELPENARHYVERVSQLTGIPLSIFSVGPDRNQTNMIRSVYAPK
- a CDS encoding M23 family metallopeptidase, coding for MRQSLHKFSTKVTGFFQPLDSKSTVLKRAMVASAAIVTLSIGSVYASNEINANDVDTVYHIYHKGERLGVVSDKSIVEEIVQEKVEDAKQVYHDYEISVKDQISYIPEKVFRAVYNNEETVEKLNSKLSILAKAEAIVVNGKPAAFVTDKAEAEQVLNQIKMKYVPEEILAQLETSPDGVDYNDYIIKDVHLGENVTSSEEKVFPEDILSVDDAVELLLKGTLQPKIHVVKEGEVLGSIAGQYDLKLKQLLELNPSLNEDSLIHIGDELNVTAYKPLVTVVVEMEAIRKEIIPFEIEVEEDNTMFKGLTKTKQEGINGEKNVRHSIIKENGQITYKTVIDSQTIKEPTKKIMVKGTKVVPSRGTGDLAWPTVGGYISSNMGYRWGRQHKGIDIARPSNRNILAADNGTVESAGYDGGYGNKIIINHNNGLKTVYAHLSSIDVKVGQTVSRGTKIGVMGSTGNSTGVHLHFEVYENGKLVNPKQKL
- the yycF gene encoding response regulator YycF, which codes for MEKHILVVDDEQPIADILQFNLEKEGYRVTCAYDGVEALRKVDEIKPDLILLDIMLPQRDGMEVCREIRKKFDMPIIMLTAKDSEIDKVLGLELGADDYVTKPFSTRELIARVKANLRRQSSDLENVQGESNEIHIGTLTIHPDSYMVSKRGETIELTHREFELVHYLAKHIGQVMTREHLLQTVWGYDYFGDVRTVDVTVRRLREKIEDRPSHPTWIVTRRGVGYYLRNPEQE
- the walK gene encoding cell wall metabolism sensor histidine kinase WalK, which translates into the protein MKKVGFSKSIHFKFILIYVLLILIAMQVIGVYFVRELEQQLVTNFTESLNERVRLLVYNIEQEMKEERNESSLNLEEEVNTILQDFLSDDITEVQVADEKFRVIGTSNPNDQGIIGRRTTEVRVKKAIIGEIESENIMVDSRTGNRVFVRAIPIKSSNEVIGAIYLIASMERVYDQMKVINGILISGTVIALAITAFLGVFVARTITRPIADMRKQALVLAEGDFSRKVTVYGDDEIGQLAETFNDLTDKLQRAQETTEGERRKLSSVLANMSDGVIATDNRGQIILMNEPAKNMLNVSRETLHSRSIFSVLNYREAQTLEELYEGKESILLDFSDHRRKYILRANFSIILGDDNKPNGLITVLQDVTEQEVIEQERREFVANVSHELRTPLTTMRSYLEALADGAWQNEELAPRFLNVTQTETERMIRLVNDLLQLSRLDSKDYKMLKQSVNFTEFFHHVIDRFEMSKESEFVFKRAFSNRERRVEIDKDKITQVLDNIISNALKYSPEGGTVRFELLQKGQMLLVRVSDEGVGIPKEYLPKVFERFYRVDKARSRKMGGTGLGLAIAREIIQVHGGEVWADSEEGKGTTITFTLPLEQQREDDQS
- a CDS encoding YycH family regulatory protein, whose translation is MNLEKTKSIVLTILVSLSLLLTWGLWTYQPQYDFIQSTNYIKNVSIGERREYLDIIKPTQFIYHENDKHYGITERSLSNDLYKAVMELNTSDIEDIHSLSGDQLYNSLQAEETLEMVFPVELPIGILNYLLAPVNEELNARVFDRIMVSFSEDPVLYFVSPKSNQYVKVEIEDSLVDSIKDKITEGNRQYPAYFSLHAGKRNIIYLPEEQMALSQLTYSSQNISTIELKNALFSDPSKVKQYSTINGEESYTDGSRALEISQAQNIMRFINPTNQEIANMSSAEMIVKSIDFINDHSGWTDSYSLMGLNKKQQSLNYQLKIEGYPVFDPNQFISIYQSWRGNEVYEYQRTLTNLRFSIDSEKKQVFIPSGRELLNGLTENKTDFKLELLENALIGFEISRENLNPSVIKAKPKWFIKYDGNWETVDLPTTIIDQGGNSSGLE